In a single window of the Danio rerio strain Tuebingen ecotype United States chromosome 20, GRCz12tu, whole genome shotgun sequence genome:
- the ccdc85cb gene encoding coiled-coil domain-containing protein 85C-B isoform X2: MMAKHCPNDDLSKIPDEELVRWSKEDLIRRLRRVDGEKMSLMLEHSNMMKDVNRSLQVHLHEIRNLKEINQKLQDDNQELRELCCFLDDDRQKGKKLSREWQRFGKFTASSVWKEVSTYQQKLKELEINQENVLRENAELKDIILMLDEDRNGAGSRSSIDSQSSLSNLNGGSGTVRDVGDGSSTSSGGSAGSPDHHHNHIHKTVEAKIGTVRRSMDDLSAPHHHRSIPAGLNGECRFISLLPPFLKTFDISIAMAFSACLLSLRLFMCHPGVVQSNFYQICDLAKTPLKPAWLTS, translated from the exons ATGATGGCCAAACACTGTCCTAATGATGACCTGAGTAAGATCCCAGACGAGGAACTGGTCAGGTGGAGCAAAGAAGACTTGATCAGGAGACTGAGGAGGGTTGATGGTGAGAAGATGAGCCTGATGCTGGAGCATAGCAACATGATGAAGGATGTCAACCGCAGTCTGCAGGTGCACCTCCACGAGATTCGCAATCTCAAGGAGATCAACCAGAAACTGCAAGACGACAACCAGGAGCTCAGGGAACTCTGCTGCTTTCTGGACGACGACCGGCAGAAAGGTAAGAAGCTGTCTCGGGAATGGCAGAGGTTTGGGAAGTTCACGGCGAGCTCCGTATGGAAGGAGGTGAGCACCTATCAGCAGAAGCTCAAGGAGCTGGAGATCAACCAGGAAAACGTTCTGCGGGAGAACGCAGAGCTGAAAGACATCATTCTCATGTTGGACGAGGACAGGAATGGAGCTGGATCGAGGAGTTCTATTGACAGCCAGTCCAGCCTGAGCAACCTGAACGGAGGATCGGGCACTGTAAGAGATGTTGGCGATGGGAGCAGCACATCCAGCGGTGGAAGCGCTGGCAGTCCAGATCATCATCATAACCATATCCACAAGACTGTAGAAGCGAAGATTGGCACTGTGAGAAGATCAATGGATGATCTGTCGGCCCCGCATCATCACAGGAGCATCCCCGCTGGACTTAATGGTGAGTGTAGATTCATATCTCTGCTGCCGCCATTTTTGAAAACCTTTGATATCAGTATTGCTATGgcttttagtgcatgtctttTATCTCTGAGGCTGTTTATGTGTCACCCAGGAGTTGTTCAAAGTAACTTCTATCAGATATGTGACc tggccaaaacccctctaaaaccagcctggttgaccagctaa